Sequence from the Magallana gigas chromosome 4, xbMagGiga1.1, whole genome shotgun sequence genome:
ttttcatttcaggtTCATCGACACTTAATCCGGTATTTTCCCCTTACGATTTGACTTTTAATCAACAGTTTCCGCCTCCTTATAGTGCTGAAGTTCCAGAGGCGCCTAAATATTCCCCACCCCCTTATTCGAACACCCCGCCCCCTTACTCAGCAAAGAACCCAGCACAACGAAGCACTCTTCACAGCATTGGGAGCGACGATAACCTGGTCGGACGTTCAAACGCCAGCGACGGACCGCCCCCTGTGTCCTAGACGACTGACGAGTGTTCGACTGAATATACGTGTATATAAAATGTACgtgtatatacaatgtacgtgtatacaaatgtacttgtatataaaatatacgtGTACATACAATATATCTGTATTAAAATATACGTGTATATGAGACTTTGTGATATAAAATGAACTGCTAACGATTGGAAAATCCGagaactttatatatttttacacattttttgttaataacGTTCTCGTTACTTAACAAATGATAAGTGTACAATCATGTGTTTATTTAGAAAAGCCTTgatttccttaattttttataattgtttaggGGCGTCTTGATAATGATTTGTAGCTTACTTTTGGAATACTAGTATACATTCTTACTAAAAAATTATCGCGACCTCAGTCTCCTAAATTTATCGCCACCAAAACCAATTAGTAATTTTAGTCTTCATTGCATGTTGTATtttattctttcatttttttcccagtGAATGTTTTTCGTGATATCTGTCAATATTATACCAAACAATCAACACACAATGCAGAATCTAGCTTCACACTGGATTTGATCACTTTGGCGCTCCCCGTCGCGCGATGTTTTGTGTTTGTGGCCAAACGTGCAGGGATGCTGGTCAGGACCTGATTTTATCGGATGTTTCCGGTACACCTGTGATTTATTCTTGAAAAGATTGATCTGGTCTTATTCCGTGAAAAATTGATCGGGTGCAATAATGGCTATGCGTAATTTAGACTTTATTTTAATGGCTATATTATCGATCATCGTTTTTAAATACCCatcatatttgtaaaatttgaagagagagagagagagagagagagagagagagagagagagagagagacagacagacagacagacagacagacagacagacagacagacatagaaaagagagagagacagacagacagacagacacagagagagatagagaagagagagagaaagagagagagatgtatggTATTGTTGTTATCAATACTGGCTGCATTACATTACagccttttattttttatgtaaagtcaggttttttttcaacattaaacTATTAAACTGAAAATCGTATTGCATATTTTGTttccattgaaatatttttaacataaggGTCTACTAGGATACTGATTTAGCAGTAGTTGGTAATGTATTTCAAAAGTCAACGACACTTTgtaataacaataaaatgataaacaaaactGTTCAGTATAtcacatacaatatatatatatatatatatatatatatatatatatatatatatatatatatatatatatatatatatatatatatatatatatatatataaaaccacTATCGGAATGACCCTATTAATAATGTAGCTAACACATGGTATTTCCTTCCAAAATTTTTTACTAAAATAGTATTATGAGGATTCGAGTAATTTGTTTGATCGAAAGTGtcattttatcttaaaataaaaaattacggAAGAAAACTTTAGTAGGATGTTAGCTTATATTAATAAGAGAAAATTCCGTTCATGACATACTTATCTGAAgtaataaatttgtaaaatgtgGATAACTTATGAACTTTTTATAGCTTTAAGGCATACAAGCACACGATTtatgttgttaaaaatatggTAAATTGAATGACTTGAATTTGTTTGCCAcgatttattttgttataattatgGTAATTTCTTTACAGTATATTATTTGTAACACAAAAAAAGCAGTGAAGGCTTTagctttgtttatataagttataacttatatatatatatatatatatatatatatatatatatatatatatatatatatatatatatatataaatctcaCTTGTTACTTGACCTCTCTTATTCAAACGTTGGACAGTTATTTAAAATCCCACTTAACATtgcaaatgaaaagaaaaaagagaaattttgattttaaatcttGTTTTAGTCCTATTAAGAGGATTTGAAATACATcttaataattattgtttatttttaaatctatgatcactgttaaaataataaattaaaacctATAACCTTTAACGATTTATTCCTACCAGCTTTTTATCGATTACTAAAAACAGTTAGGAACAATGTTGTGCGATCTAGGAAAGTGGTTTTAACATGGACAATGCACAATAGAATATTTGACATATGATTGTTATACAACTTAGATACTATCCTTTGATCTAGTAACATTTGAGCTCAATTTTCATTGGTTTGGTTACAGATTAATATAATGACACGTTTGTGATGCATATCACGTAATATAATAGTTTTTGATTTGggacattattcattgtacTTTTCTAATTTTaccataaataaaaacaaagaaaggcAAGGGTAATAagtacggggggggggggggtaattctgactcgtttcatattttcatcaacaaaaaaaagcATATAAAAGATAGTTTTGTAAAAGATCAAAGGTAATATTTCAAGTTAAGATAACTTTTCATTCAAGACATACATTTGTTACATATAGAGCACGTATTTAATCACTCACACTTGTGAGATATGAATAAGAGAGTTAGTTAtgcatataaaatacatgtatatacaatatgtGAAAAAATGCTATACAATGTCATTTACAAGACAGGCATACAATATCAATGATTTTCATactctaaaaaaattaaattattgtttagtttaaaaattatttcacacGGAGGAAAATTCCGCATCTTTCTGACTTGATAACTCTGCCTGTTTTAGAGTAGCTGTGTATTCTCCTAGCTCTATAGTTAATTCCTTTCCAGGGTCAGTGTTGCTTTTCAGGGATGGTATCGGTTGTTGTACGATTGTAGGGATTTCTTTGTACTCAGTCAGCTTGGATTGGTGTTTGGTGACCTCTGAAACCTTGTTCGATTGGTGAATTTCCTTGTTTTGCTGAACTGTTTTGGTCATCTCTTGAATCTTGTTTTCAAGAAGGGACTGATGAGATGTCAGGACAGTCAAGTGGTTCTCTCTAATCGACTTGTTCAAAGAGCAGAATTTGTTAAAGATGGCGTCTACCTCTTGTTGCCATGATTTTCTTAGTTTCTCTGTGTCTGATTCAAGACTGTTAAATTCTTGTGTTAATTTACCAATGTCCATTTCAGTATTTTCCTTCATCTCCTTGTAGACTGGAAGAAGATTGGATTCAATATCCCGTGTTTCGTGCTGAATTTCGCTCTTCAATTTAGTGACTACATCTTTCATAGGTTTGATAGTGTGTCCATTATGAGTACTAATGACACAAAACATGCAGATTGGAACATTACACCGAGAGCACTGGGCCTCGCATCTTTGGCCAGAGTGACTCCCACACTCCTGGTAAACCAGCTGTACTTTTCTGTCCTTGAACTGAACAACCTCGTGTTTCAGGGTCTGGATACTGTCCATGTGTTTACTAATGCAACCCAAGCATAGACTGACTTGGCAACTGTTGCAGAATTGTCTAGCGGGGGTCTCACAAAGGTCGCAAATGATGACTTCTTGAGCCCAAGTGATGTGAGCATCATTGGCCATTTTCCACTTGTAATACGACCCCTGAATAAAGCAACAATCGAACGAGTAATTCTTTTAACAAAAGATTCATTTCTCGGGAGGAAAATGAAAAGATTTACCCAAACTTTAGATGTATAAATTATGCATTAAGCTACCGgtgagtatatttattttgggagttgattttaatcgactctcctatgcagttactctggcaaaccgaagtgaaacagtgtttggacctaagcacaaatcatcaccgctgacaagatttagtttttaaaaaaacttatgaataccttgaaaatagtcacatgttaaatagtacgaacaatttagatattttttgcagtcgtatgtattcatacgccagagttcaataaagtctcgttcaaccatcggctgtctccgtaaatctccgacaagcagagaatcattctatatttagagCTTGCGTCATCAAGCTCTCACGTGACCTGGTGTACATATTCTCTTGCTTGctggagataaacggagacagccgagcatctggttgaacgagactagaagtcattattgcttggatccataaaactttttgtatatttcgattacttatacctagtttgatggaatcaattctatctttaatcatTACACAACACGATACGgggtttttctaaaaattcttgtcggaaaattccgagaattcatattataaaaatgtgcataattcaaagacaagttataaactacttgccaagcaaagtaACATGTCgttgatttaaaatgaataataatcgataaaatcaactcccgtcagtacttcagtacttttatTATCCATGTAAAggaaaacttgaaatttaagtTAACAGGGAGATACGATCAATcaattggaaaataaaaacgaaacactatttgtttttttctaatttgataaatcaatttgttcaaagatgccttaattattttaaaaaaatgtattacagcGAATTGTCGTGATGACAAAATCTAATTCAATAATACAAAACGCAGCctcaaatacacatgtatattatcggcatatatacatgtatatattagaaGTCCAAGGTggttgtatattaaatattgtttccCTTCGTGTTGTCGTTTAagacaaacaaaatattacaaattttttttgcttactcaaaaaaaaaatcgacacaaaataatgataaatctTTGGAAGAAATAAGATTGTATGTCTATTGTTTTTTGaatattaaagaattaattttacaaatgaaatagtGTCCTTTAAAATAATCCTGACATCTAAAATTACCATTTGGTCTACATTTGAAGCAGTGTATAagtacaaaattaatatatccCGTCCGCTGCATAGCTTCTTCCGTATCATTTTTAGTTGCATCTTAGATCCACATTACTGCcaaataacatatatttttgatctatttgattttaaggacgttggatcctgcaatcaaaagtcttaaagtttttttctaaagtatttttttaaaatctacaaaCATGGcttaatcaaaattcaaaacaaaattctgGGTTCTATATGCTTCATTTGGCGCTACGGTGTATTTAaaatgacctttctgcactgaaagtgtagattgcttttccctctatattttataatcggaatgaaccatggcatcaaatacaaatttatactattaaaataaataagattgAAATTATCATCAAGAATAATGTTACAATTTCTTCAtctaattgatattttgacctttatgcactgataaaacgctatttttatccattaccaatttaacatgtaatgaaattatttaaaagtctcaaactttttctcaaattacgATTAACGTGTCAGGAAATgcttaaaatttcagaaaataaaacaaaaagtattggtctattatgtaaaatttgagacATGGCATGGAATAAGCtggaattcatttttctttaacttttatgaattataagttaaatttgccaatatatgtcgatagaaatattaaaaaattgtgaaattatgtttttcctaacaaaataaagatatccttatgcacaaactatctggaaatttttgtttgaactgaaaataaggaagctaaagtgacggtgctctaaaacaactgagttatgaaaaatgttcattttcttcttaaaaaccttccgccacaaaatttAGTCCCATATCAAACTCTGTGAATTAGTAATTTTATCTTTACTATTTCATTTAAGATAGTTTTATTGGCATTATAAGACTAGAATTTATGAGTAGAATAAATAtatgatacatatttttttagaatagaGGTgaccaaaatggctacccaaaaacaCAGGAACAAACCtctttaaggaaggagtcttttctggttttcgacttgtcaaacgtaaatttgattagttgttcattaaatcaagatgaaaggaaattaaaatagtatacttttctttttttttactatcatacaatttggcatagaaaaagtaatcgatgtttagaatctaacaagggctatatttttggcgtagtattggcgtaggaaaatatcacatgttttgcaattcagaattgctgcagattaatgcgTCCGTTTTAGCGTTTTAAAAACagtaacattaatgttggattta
This genomic interval carries:
- the LOC117682752 gene encoding E3 ubiquitin-protein ligase TRIM36-like, with amino-acid sequence MANDAHITWAQEVIICDLCETPARQFCNSCQVSLCLGCISKHMDSIQTLKHEVVQFKDRKVQLVYQECGSHSGQRCEAQCSRCNVPICMFCVISTHNGHTIKPMKDVVTKLKSEIQHETRDIESNLLPVYKEMKENTEMDIGKLTQEFNSLESDTEKLRKSWQQEVDAIFNKFCSLNKSIRENHLTVLTSHQSLLENKIQEMTKTVQQNKEIHQSNKVSEVTKHQSKLTEYKEIPTIVQQPIPSLKSNTDPGKELTIELGEYTATLKQAELSSQKDAEFSSV